In Gadus macrocephalus chromosome 4, ASM3116895v1, the following proteins share a genomic window:
- the LOC132455492 gene encoding putative C-type lectin domain family 20 member A has product MLSEENGLCIPSFCADYRQHCLIETPKSWSDAQSYCRERGHDLATIDDMGAMKSLLALNADRAHDELWIGLRHGGRERWHWSLADKDFYQEGERNYRNFNGGSDRLVVQSYSGKWIKQGLDKKHRFVCYDGKETYTLLSGNRQGGDRYVFVRRVVTWTWAKAYCRRHHTDLVSIRNSTENQAVVELRGGTGYYVWIGLFTDAWLWSDGRYSSLRIWDQDTFVVNFPQSCAVMTSHISGRWSQRSCDELHPFLCTCTRKWVLKVKVRSEDRQELNDPAMKTAILKQTQQLLNVASLSNHHKIAWKTNSDGQVFTKEQCQEEDGDI; this is encoded by the exons ATGTTATCAGAGGAGAATG GACTGTGTATCCCGTCCTTCTGTGCCGACTACCGCCAACACTGTTTAATTGAAACCCCCAAATCCTGGTCTGATGCCCAGAGctactgcagagagagaggccacgACCTGGCCACCATAGACGACATGGGGGCAATGAAGTCACTGCTGGCCTTGAATGCAGACAGAGCTCATGATGAGCTGTGGATCGGACTTCGTCATGGGGGTCGTGAAAGGTGGCATTGGTCACTGGCAGACAAGGACTTCTAccaagagggagaaagaaattaCCGTAATTTCAACGGAGGGAGTGATAGGTTGGTTGTGCAATCTTACAGCGGTAAATGGATAAAGCAAGGCCTTGACAAAAAACACCGGTTTGTGTGTTATGATGGTaaggaaacatacacac TTTTGTCAGGTAATAGACAAGGTGGAGACCGATATGTCTTCGTGAGAAGGGTGGTGACCTGGACCTGGGCGAAAGCGTACTGCAGGAGGCACCATACGGACCTGGTCAGCATCAGGAACTCAACAGAGAACCAGGCAGTCGTGGAGTTAAGGGGTGGTACTGGTTATTATGTCTGGATCGGCCTCTTCACTGATGCATGGCTCTGGTCCGACGGGCGCTACTCCTCCCTTCGAATCTGGGATCAAGATACATTTGTTGTGAATTTCCCTCAAAGTTGCGCTGTGATGACTAGCCACATTTCTGGAAGATGGAGCCAACGATCATGTGACGAGCTGCATCCGTTTCTCTGCACCT gcaCTAGGAAATGGGTTCTCAAGGTGAAGGTGCGTtcagaggacagacaggaacTGAACGATCCTGCCATGAAAACTGCCATCTTaaaacaa ACCCAACAGCTGCTGAACGTAGCGAGTTTGAGCAACCACCATAAGATAGCGTGGAAAACCAATTCTGATGGACAGGTCTTCACCAAGGAGCAGTGTCAGGAAGAAGACGGCGACATTTAA